TTTAAGCCTTATTTAGATTTGGCGCTTTTACCTAATTGTAATGCTTTTTATCTGAATCCTTTACTACTCAAAGCAGGTTCTCGCGTTGACCCGCATATTGATCGGTCTTTGCGCTCCTATTGTAAAACCGTTGAACCTCCTGCATTTGTGAGCGTTCTTTATGTGCGTGTACCAGAGGATATGGAGGGAGGAGAATTAGTTCTCAAATTGCAAAAACGCCAAGTTGGACAAATTAAACCCCAAACCAATTCTTTAATTTACTTTCAGGGTGATTTAACTCATTCTGTAAATGCAGTGACAACTGTGGGAAATCGCTTAAGTCTTGTGTGTGAACAGTATTGTTTGAGTGAGGATGAACTTGAGGAAATACCCCAGTTTACATTAGAGTCCAGGGCTAATCAAGGGAATGGGAAAAAACAAAGGAAAACGTAATCTTATTAGCTTTCGTCTTTAAATAAAACAATCATTTAATATCAACATAAATATCTTTTTCAGATTGCTTAAATTCGTCATCAAGATTATATAGTAAATTGCGAATTTGTTGACGAAGTTCTCTAGCAGGTTCTAAACAATCGCGTTGATAATCTTGTAAAGTTAATTGAAGATGAGGATAAAGCAATTTGAGAAACCCTGATGCTGTTTTGAGAATTGCTTGTTGATCTCTAATGGTAGTATGATCATCAAATTGAGTATGTTGTTGAACATATTGGTAAAAACTCCCATCTTTTCTTAAAGATAATAATGCTTCTCCAAAAAAATCCATTTTCAACCCGATTTGATTAGCAATCATATCTCTTTGAAATTTAGGAATTTCCCAACCCGGTAAAATACCAGCAAAACGATCTAAGAACGCTGTTTCTGAGAAGAATTTAGGTAATTTAGCCATTAAATTATTGCTTTTTGGACAAAACTATTAATTTTATCTAATTCTAAATTATCTAAAACTCCCATTCCCGGAACAATTTTATCTAATAACCATTCAGCGACAAAACTAGGAATACCTAAAGTAGTTAGTCCACTGGAAGGTAAACGTTTTTTGTCAATACTAAGTGATTGAAATACTTGAGTAATTAGATCATTGTTGTAATTAGAAGTCATCTAAATCTCCTTGAAAACCGCTACTGAAAATTTGTTGAATGGTAATGAATGACTTTAAATCAATGTTTGATTCTTCTGAATCATTATTAGCAAAAAGAAAAGTTAATTTACCAGATAATTGAATAGTTGCTTCATTCTTGTTTGGTGGTAATTCTGGATATTCACCAACAAATATTTTATGAATAATTTTATCATGAGGTTTAATAGTAATATCTAAGATTTTTCCTGTTTTAAATTCCCGTAATTCATTAATATATAAACAAAGATTTGTTAATGATACTACATTATGATTATGAATAGTAATTATTAACTCTCCTGGTTGTTGAGGTTTTCCTTCTCCACTACAAGTTACTATGACTGGATCACGTTTTAATGATTGACTTAAAACTGAAAATCCTACGACAACTTCTTCGGGAAATAGTCCCCCATGAGAACCAATAATTTCTTGATCTTTTGTATAAGTAAACGCACGGATACAATCGGAATTTCTCACAATACTAATATCATGAGGAAGTCCAAAACGTCTAGCGTCAAGGAAAATAAAACGAGAATCATCAGTTTTACCAATTCCCATTCTCCCTTTTGATTTTAATTCAACTGGACAATTAGATAATTTTTGCACTTCTCCCATCATTTGACCATGATCACTAGCAATAATAATTTTTAATTCTTCCGAACTATGATATTCTTTTAAGAAGTATTGAATATTTTTAGCAATTCCGTCTAAACGATTGACTCTTTCTACTTTATATAATGTTTTCAAGTCTTTTTCTTGATGATAAAGTTCATCTAATTGATCAGTATCCCAACAATAAATTTGATATTTCTTCTCTTGTAAATCTTGACTTAACTCATGTCTATTATTATCAGTATAACGTTTTCCTGATTTTACCATTGAAAAGCCATCTTTTGCGTTAGGCTTCCAAGATGAATGTTCCGGTAAAAGTTGAGCATAAAGACTCCATTTTGCATATTCGGTCTTAGTAGGAAGAATACTAAAAAAAGGTGTAATATCTCTTTCTAGTGAAAGTTGATTATTGTCAGTTAAAATTGTAATTAGTTCTTGATGATCTAACCATCCTAAACCATCAACAACTATCCAGAGAATAGGATTTTCTTTAGCTAATTTTTGAACTTGAAATGCTACATTATAATTTAAGAATGAATTTTCGACATTATCCATTTTTAATTCTGGATAATATTTTACTATCCAGTTAACAAAACTATCTGCTAACTGTTCGCTAATTTGTTGTTCTCTGGGAGTATAGTTAATATTTGTTTCCCAATTTCTAAATGGTAAATAAGATTCTGTTACCCATTTTAAAGCATCCTGGGGACTATCATCAATTGATAAGGGTAAAGGTTGAATAGGAGGTGATTTTTGCTTGAGTTGAGATTTTTCTGGGTTAGTTAAATATAAATTAATTTTACTAATTCTTTCTTGATTTATGTAAATTGGTTGTTTTAATAAAAAATTATAAGCAATGGAAGCAATTATTTCTTTACCAGTTTCTTGATATAAAATTAAATCATCTAAAATTTTAGCTTCTGTTTGATAAATTTTTTGTTCCCAAAAGTTCCTAAATTCTTCTAAACAAAAATCAGGAACATTTAGAGGATATTTACCTAGTACACTAATAAAATTCAAATCTAAAGTTAAACCTAACCAATTCTTTAAAAGTTGATTTTTATTCTCAGTTTGATAATGACTGAGTAAATGATCATGATTATGGTTTTGACTAATTTTATGTTTCCAAACATCTTCAAATATTTGATAGTTTTGGGGAATTTGAAGACATAACCATTTAGCTAAATGTTCTATTGATAGATTATCAATTAACCAAAAAGATTCTTCAGTCTTAGTTATATCAGCTAATAAAGATTCAAGCGGATGATTTGAAGTGTAACTATCAATCAGAGTTGCTAATTTTAAAATATAGTGATTATCCCAATCATCAGGAATAGATAAAGGAGTAAGAATAGCTGTTAATTTTGGACGTGGAACTTGTTTTCTCTCAATTATTAAATCTGATTTGTTCCATACTCTTAACCATTCTTCTGTCCAATTACAAAGGGTTTTACCTTTAATCCAATAATTCTCATCTTCAAGGGTGAAATACTTTAACCACTCTACTTCGGTAGTGATAGCAATATAGTCGGGAAGAGGTTGATATAATCCGGTAGGATCTAAGATAATTTTATTCATTAATATCTCCCTCTTTTGACAAATATTGTTCTAGCTGGGAATATAAATTTTGTTGTCTTTGAGGAGGAAGTTGTGTAAATAAAGTAATGATTTGATTCTCTATATCTGTTTTCTCTTGATTAGCACTTCCTAAAATAATCGGGTTTAACTTATCTAATATTTCCTTAACTTGTTGAGAAGATTCAGGGTAAGTAAAACGATTTTGTTGACTACTAATTTCTTGCGATAATTCAAAAGCTTCAGGTTTATTAATTCCTCTAAGTTTTTCTTCCCAAATTCTGATACTTTTTTCTAAAGTATTCTGTTTCTCTTTAATTTCGGTAATTATTTGCTGATAACGGGATTCTTGTTTGATAACATTGTTGGTTAATTTTTCAATATCATTGATAGCATCAGTATAATCCTGCTGAGTTGAATTATTACTCAGGGACTTATAACGAATTTCAATTTTATCTAAACAGTTTTTACTTTCAGATTGATGTTGAGTTTCATTGAGTTTTCTATTAGCAACTTGAAGAGAGTAATTTAAGGTATTAATTAGATGTTGGGGTAAGGAAACTTGAGTAATTTTCTCAATGGCTTTTTGAAGTTCAACTTGATAACCACCAAGTTCTTGTGCTGTTTTCAGAGATTCAGATTTTTCACCTAACTTTTCAACAAAGTCATTAATTTTATCTTGAACAAGTTGTAAAGCATCAGAGTGACGTTGCTTTTGTTGTGGAGTATGATTCACAACTGTAGTGTCTGATTTATCAGATACTACTGATGATTTTGTATTATTGGTTAAATCAAAAGTTTTTGGTTTTGATAATTGTAGTTGAAGATGAGGGTAAAGATTGATTAATGTTTCCAGGTTGACATCATCAGTTAAATTTTCTGATGTTTCTATTAGTTTTAACCAATTATCAATTTTTTCAATTTCATCTAAAAGCTGTTGTTTTTTCGGTTGAATTTCTTGTAATTTTGTTTGATCTGGATCAGCAGAATTAAGAAATTTATCAATTTCTTTAATCAGTTTTTGCGCTTGATCATAATCAACTCTTGTTGGTACTTCAGGACATAAAATGGTTTGACTGCGAATTAATTGAGGTTTTTTACTAGATTCTAAAATCCAGATTCTGACAAAATCTTTAGGTTTATCAAATACGTTTGTTATGACCCAATCTTTGATAGGTTTTTCTTGAACTGGTATCTGTTCTTTCTTAGTTTTAGGAATACCAAAATTTCCCAGTAGTGTTATTTCAGTACGATGATAAGATATCCATGCTGTGAATAACACTGTAAAGGTATATTCATTATAACCAAAGGGAGGATTGGATAATTCTTTCCAAATTCTATCTATATTAATAGATGTTCGTTGTTTATTTCCTAAAGCTGTTAACTGAGATATTCTATCCCATGCTTCTCTAACATTTCTATTGGTGGGAATTTGGACGGAATATTTTTGAGAAGTAGGTTCAAATAATAATCCCCAACTATTAACAAATACTTGATTAATTAAAGTCTGATCAGATGTATCTAAAAAATTACTCATATTATTGTCTAATAAATATTTCGCTA
The DNA window shown above is from Anabaena sp. WA102 and carries:
- a CDS encoding BREX system Lon protease-like protein BrxL, encoding MAKLPKFFSETAFLDRFAGILPGWEIPKFQRDMIANQIGLKMDFFGEALLSLRKDGSFYQYVQQHTQFDDHTTIRDQQAILKTASGFLKLLYPHLQLTLQDYQRDCLEPARELRQQIRNLLYNLDDEFKQSEKDIYVDIK
- a CDS encoding PglZ domain-containing protein, whose protein sequence is MNKIILDPTGLYQPLPDYIAITTEVEWLKYFTLEDENYWIKGKTLCNWTEEWLRVWNKSDLIIERKQVPRPKLTAILTPLSIPDDWDNHYILKLATLIDSYTSNHPLESLLADITKTEESFWLIDNLSIEHLAKWLCLQIPQNYQIFEDVWKHKISQNHNHDHLLSHYQTENKNQLLKNWLGLTLDLNFISVLGKYPLNVPDFCLEEFRNFWEQKIYQTEAKILDDLILYQETGKEIIASIAYNFLLKQPIYINQERISKINLYLTNPEKSQLKQKSPPIQPLPLSIDDSPQDALKWVTESYLPFRNWETNINYTPREQQISEQLADSFVNWIVKYYPELKMDNVENSFLNYNVAFQVQKLAKENPILWIVVDGLGWLDHQELITILTDNNQLSLERDITPFFSILPTKTEYAKWSLYAQLLPEHSSWKPNAKDGFSMVKSGKRYTDNNRHELSQDLQEKKYQIYCWDTDQLDELYHQEKDLKTLYKVERVNRLDGIAKNIQYFLKEYHSSEELKIIIASDHGQMMGEVQKLSNCPVELKSKGRMGIGKTDDSRFIFLDARRFGLPHDISIVRNSDCIRAFTYTKDQEIIGSHGGLFPEEVVVGFSVLSQSLKRDPVIVTCSGEGKPQQPGELIITIHNHNVVSLTNLCLYINELREFKTGKILDITIKPHDKIIHKIFVGEYPELPPNKNEATIQLSGKLTFLFANNDSEESNIDLKSFITIQQIFSSGFQGDLDDF
- a CDS encoding 2OG-Fe(II) oxygenase, with amino-acid sequence MKYYQQHPNAFPVQYLQDLWGEIQACPYFAVNNLNRDFINTKGFSVVFQHQGLAEVVQKFPYFKPYLDLALLPNCNAFYLNPLLLKAGSRVDPHIDRSLRSYCKTVEPPAFVSVLYVRVPEDMEGGELVLKLQKRQVGQIKPQTNSLIYFQGDLTHSVNAVTTVGNRLSLVCEQYCLSEDELEEIPQFTLESRANQGNGKKQRKT